Proteins encoded within one genomic window of Thermococcus celer Vu 13 = JCM 8558:
- a CDS encoding OsmC family protein produces the protein MERLEYKAELEWDGNVGSEARVREFAFFIDTNTDGNNRGPNPTEMLLSAIGGCLMVNWGRLIKKMRLDVKALNVEVRGWRGLEEPQLKEITYKITITTGEDEKKILRVKELAEKYGTVFNTVGAEKIKGEVEIVRP, from the coding sequence ATGGAGAGACTCGAATACAAAGCGGAACTCGAATGGGACGGAAACGTGGGAAGCGAGGCCAGGGTCAGGGAATTTGCCTTTTTCATAGATACGAACACCGATGGGAACAACAGGGGTCCGAACCCGACGGAGATGCTCCTCTCCGCTATCGGTGGATGTTTGATGGTCAACTGGGGGAGGCTCATTAAGAAAATGCGGCTCGATGTTAAAGCCCTGAACGTTGAAGTTAGGGGGTGGCGCGGCTTAGAAGAGCCTCAGCTGAAGGAGATTACTTATAAAATAACCATAACCACGGGAGAAGACGAGAAGAAGATTCTAAGGGTGAAGGAACTCGCCGAGAAGTACGGGACCGTGTTCAACACGGTTGGGGCGGAGAAGATAAAGGGGGAAGTTGAGATAGTCCGGCCTTGA
- a CDS encoding SufB/SufD family protein, translating to MVIKMDRVKEYEALVEVYENEGLDTSLFGNRIAAIIISGDKILGVNNVEGVEIVGEEIEDGVKATVKIDDNIELPFPVHLCTGFLKNEGYQRVIFDITTGKNSKVKFLSHCIFPYAKDFTHDAYATIKIGEGSTVIYEDEHVHGEGVRMISRTDVEVGKKGGYVGRFSLSKHRAKELKLEMNVNLDDYAVAELVSKIKAVKDDSVEVKEIARLNGKSSRANLKSTVIAFDDAKANVINEAYGIGDYAKGHVECHEVVKGNADVQTIPLLRVRNDKAELTHEASIGRINEAQLVQLMAKGLTEDEAAELIIEGLLRG from the coding sequence ATGGTCATTAAGATGGATAGGGTGAAGGAGTACGAGGCCCTGGTCGAGGTTTACGAGAATGAGGGCCTGGATACCTCCCTCTTTGGGAACAGGATAGCGGCGATAATAATCAGCGGGGACAAAATACTTGGAGTGAACAACGTTGAGGGTGTTGAGATAGTCGGCGAGGAGATAGAGGACGGCGTCAAGGCGACTGTGAAGATCGATGATAACATTGAGCTCCCCTTCCCGGTACATCTCTGCACCGGCTTCCTGAAGAACGAGGGCTATCAGAGGGTGATTTTTGATATAACCACCGGAAAGAACTCAAAAGTTAAGTTCCTCTCGCACTGCATCTTCCCCTACGCCAAAGACTTCACCCACGATGCCTACGCCACGATTAAAATCGGCGAGGGTTCGACTGTTATTTACGAGGACGAGCACGTTCACGGCGAGGGCGTCAGGATGATAAGCAGGACCGATGTGGAGGTCGGGAAGAAAGGAGGGTACGTCGGAAGGTTCTCCCTGAGCAAACACCGCGCGAAGGAACTCAAGCTCGAGATGAACGTTAACCTCGATGATTACGCCGTTGCCGAGCTCGTCTCGAAGATAAAGGCCGTTAAGGACGACTCCGTCGAGGTAAAAGAGATAGCCCGCCTCAACGGGAAATCCTCCAGAGCAAACCTGAAGAGCACCGTTATAGCCTTTGACGATGCAAAGGCAAACGTGATAAACGAGGCCTACGGCATTGGTGACTACGCAAAGGGGCACGTGGAGTGCCACGAGGTGGTGAAGGGAAACGCGGACGTCCAGACGATACCCCTCCTCAGGGTGAGGAACGACAAGGCGGAGCTCACCCACGAGGCATCGATAGGCAGGATAAACGAGGCCCAGCTCGTTCAGCTCATGGCGAAGGGATTAACCGAGGACGAGGCGGCGGAGTTGATAATCGAGGGCCTTTTAAGGGGATGA
- a CDS encoding ATP-binding cassette domain-containing protein encodes MLILRNVTYSIDGRRIVDEVNMQFKEGMSYSILGPNGAGKSTIARILMGVIKPSEGKVLLDGRDITDLGVTERAKLGISLLWQEPARYEGITVGEYLTLGEKLKVTEDELRKVFEIVGLSYDLYLRRFVDKGLSGGERKRIELASILLLKPRYAILDEPDSGLDITASDLIDRTLRYLKKTGTTVILITHHEEIARKTDFSYFLCGGRVVRKGFSEEVVEYYKRACGKCPLLEGMRDGH; translated from the coding sequence ATGCTGATCCTCAGAAACGTTACCTACTCCATAGACGGCAGGCGGATAGTCGACGAGGTTAACATGCAATTCAAGGAGGGCATGAGCTATTCCATTCTGGGGCCCAACGGGGCCGGGAAATCCACAATAGCCCGCATCCTCATGGGGGTAATTAAGCCGAGCGAGGGAAAGGTTCTGCTCGATGGGAGGGACATCACCGATCTGGGTGTGACGGAGAGAGCCAAACTTGGGATTTCTTTACTCTGGCAGGAACCGGCCCGCTATGAAGGGATAACCGTCGGGGAATACCTCACCCTCGGGGAAAAGCTGAAAGTGACTGAGGATGAATTGAGGAAAGTCTTTGAGATAGTTGGGCTGTCCTATGACCTCTACCTCCGCAGATTCGTGGACAAGGGGCTCAGCGGAGGGGAGAGGAAAAGGATCGAGCTCGCCTCTATCCTGCTTTTGAAACCGCGGTACGCCATCCTCGACGAACCTGACTCAGGACTGGATATAACTGCGAGTGATTTGATAGACAGAACCCTGAGATATTTGAAGAAGACGGGCACGACGGTGATTCTGATCACGCACCACGAGGAAATCGCAAGGAAAACCGACTTCAGCTACTTCCTCTGCGGGGGAAGGGTTGTGCGGAAAGGGTTTTCTGAGGAGGTCGTTGAGTACTACAAGAGGGCATGTGGAAAATGTCCGCTTCTGGAAGGGATGAGAGATGGTCATTAA
- a CDS encoding heterodisulfide reductase subunit A-like protein → MKGMKGLILCVCQGTCPSFQKMNVFEILNHFRREGKVDFVAIHPQLCATDGDNFWKTLLKNGEDIEKLFVAGCDPVMQKKMFGWTFKELGFDEKKFIGIEIRNMTTDEAIKAIEEAMPNGVKE, encoded by the coding sequence ATGAAAGGAATGAAAGGTTTAATCCTCTGTGTATGTCAGGGCACCTGCCCATCCTTTCAAAAGATGAATGTCTTTGAGATCCTGAACCACTTTAGAAGGGAGGGGAAAGTTGATTTTGTGGCAATACACCCGCAGCTTTGCGCCACGGACGGGGACAACTTCTGGAAAACCCTCCTAAAGAACGGAGAAGACATAGAAAAGCTCTTTGTAGCGGGTTGCGACCCTGTTATGCAGAAGAAGATGTTCGGATGGACGTTTAAGGAGCTTGGCTTTGATGAGAAAAAATTCATTGGCATTGAGATCAGGAACATGACCACTGACGAGGCCATTAAAGCGATAGAGGAAGCTATGCCCAATGGAGTTAAGGAGTGA
- a CDS encoding 4Fe-4S dicluster domain-containing protein: MAKNWYPIIDYEKCIECLTCANFCPHGVYEVPSNPGKPRVANPENCVEFCRGCQRICPAGAISYSGDS; encoded by the coding sequence ATGGCCAAGAACTGGTATCCCATAATAGATTACGAAAAGTGCATTGAATGCTTAACTTGTGCCAACTTCTGCCCCCACGGGGTCTACGAGGTTCCCTCCAATCCCGGAAAACCCAGAGTTGCCAACCCCGAAAACTGCGTGGAGTTTTGCAGGGGCTGCCAAAGAATCTGCCCGGCGGGAGCGATATCCTACTCCGGCGACTCCTGA
- a CDS encoding tungsten cofactor oxidoreductase radical SAM maturase, translated as MEKEYTFTLWDGKVIVKPRLDMKYLYIEITSRCNLKCEMCFKQYWEDTEGDMDYELFLKILDDAGEFPNLRMIYFGGIGEPAVHPRFMDMVREVKRRGFALGMSTNGTLLTDEMLREFAELGVDLVYFSMDTVPTAANAITLGHITSALTAEKIRKLVKYREEMGTHKPSIGVEVVVTKENYKDLPALARYLRDLNVDAMLVSNLIPMAEEQVKDIVYDGSVDMTPVVDKLQKIANSGLYIKIPKFELKTERQCDFDENNVAVVRWDGEVSPCYRFLHTYYEYIFGRKKKVNAYSFGNVREKSLAEIWTSEKYTWFRFTMKNYMYPSCTDCELRDACDFVKTSDIDCWGNEPSCADCLWARRLIFCPIPQYMFGKFF; from the coding sequence ATGGAAAAGGAGTACACCTTCACCCTCTGGGACGGTAAGGTCATCGTGAAACCCAGGCTCGACATGAAGTACCTCTACATAGAGATAACGAGCAGGTGCAATCTCAAGTGCGAGATGTGCTTCAAGCAGTACTGGGAAGACACCGAGGGGGACATGGACTATGAGCTCTTCCTCAAGATACTCGACGATGCGGGGGAGTTCCCGAACCTCAGGATGATCTACTTCGGTGGGATAGGGGAGCCGGCGGTTCACCCGCGCTTCATGGACATGGTCCGCGAGGTGAAGAGGAGGGGCTTTGCCCTCGGGATGAGCACCAACGGAACCCTGCTGACGGATGAGATGCTGAGGGAGTTCGCGGAGCTCGGTGTCGACCTCGTCTACTTCTCAATGGACACGGTCCCGACGGCCGCCAACGCCATAACCCTCGGTCACATAACATCTGCATTAACTGCGGAGAAGATTAGGAAGCTCGTGAAGTATCGTGAAGAGATGGGAACCCACAAACCAAGCATAGGCGTTGAGGTCGTCGTGACGAAGGAGAACTACAAAGATCTTCCGGCGCTCGCGAGGTACTTACGGGATCTGAACGTTGACGCAATGCTCGTCTCGAACCTCATTCCCATGGCGGAGGAACAAGTTAAGGATATAGTCTACGATGGGAGCGTTGACATGACGCCCGTGGTTGACAAGCTCCAGAAAATAGCCAACTCCGGGCTCTACATAAAGATACCAAAGTTCGAGCTCAAGACCGAGAGGCAGTGTGACTTCGACGAGAACAACGTCGCCGTCGTGAGGTGGGACGGGGAGGTTTCGCCGTGCTACAGGTTCCTCCACACCTACTATGAGTACATCTTCGGCAGGAAGAAGAAGGTAAACGCCTACTCCTTCGGCAACGTCCGTGAGAAGAGCCTCGCGGAGATATGGACAAGCGAGAAATACACCTGGTTCCGTTTTACCATGAAGAACTACATGTACCCCTCGTGCACCGACTGCGAGCTCAGGGACGCGTGCGATTTCGTGAAGACAAGCGACATCGACTGCTGGGGGAACGAACCGAGCTGCGCCGACTGCCTCTGGGCGAGGAGATTAATCTTCTGCCCCATCCCGCAGTACATGTTCGGGAAGTTCTTCTGA